The following are encoded together in the Labrus mixtus chromosome 2, fLabMix1.1, whole genome shotgun sequence genome:
- the LOC132953985 gene encoding zinc-binding protein A33-like codes for MKELVQTALKRVQQYAVDVTLDPDTAHPNLILSKGGRQVYHGDVRKNLPDNPERFSSCVCVLGKQSFSSGRFYFEVQVKGKTRWDLGVAINRKGEITVSPEEGFWTIWLRNGNEYEVLDDPSVRLSLKCRPEKVGVFVDYEEGLVSFYDVDSAALIYSFTDCSFTEKLFPVLGPCLNEGGKNSAPLIISPVSVK; via the coding sequence ATGAAGGAGTTGGTTCAAACTGCACTGAAGAGAGTCCAGCAGTATGCTGTGGATGTAACTCTTGATCCTGATACAGCACATCCTAATCTCATCCTGTCTAAAGGTGGGAGACAAGTTTATCATGGTGATGTGAGGAAGAATCTACCAGACAACCCAGAGAGATTCTCTTCTTGTGTTTGCGTTTTAGGAAAGCAGAGTTTCTCTTCAGGCAGATTTTACTTCGAGGTTCAGGTTAAAGGAAAGACTCGTTGGGATTTAGGAGTGGCCATCAACAGGAAGGGAGAAATCACAGTGAGTCCTGAGGAGGGTTTTTGGACTATATGGTTGAGAAATGGAAATGAATATGAAGTCCTTGATGACCCTTCagtccgtctctctctgaagTGTCGTCCTGAGaaggtgggggtgtttgtgGATTATGAGGAGGGTCTGGTCTCCTTTTATGACGTggactctgcagctctgatctACTCCTTTACAGACTGCTCCTTCACTGAGAAACTCTTCCCAGTCTTGGGTCCTTGTCTGAATGAAGGAGGTAAAAACTCTGCACCTCTGATCATCTCTCCCGTCAGTGTGAAATAA